In Actinoplanes octamycinicus, the genomic window AGGGTGCGGGCGGACCGGGGGGTGCGGGCCCGGAGAGTGCCGGCGGCCCGGAGAGTCCGCAGCGGAACCGAGAGTGCGCGACGGATTCGGAGGGTGCGCGACGGGCCCGGAGGGTGCGCGACGGATTCGGAGGGTGCGCGACGGGCCCGGAGGGTGCTGGCCGACCGGGAGGATTGGGCGGGTCGGGTCAGCGGCGGTGGTGGGACATCCACTGCCAGATGTGCTTGCCTCGGGTGGCTGGGTCGTTGCGGGCGACGTAGATCCAGGACCAGTGCCCCGGGAACTGGTGACCGTTCCAGATCACGTGGTCGTAGAGCGTCATCAACGAGCGCGGGATGAGGTCGTGGGCGTGGACGGTGTTGGCCTGGGGGTTGACGGTGTCGTCGTCGAGGGAGGTGACCAGCCAGGTCGGGGTGGTGATCCGGGACAGGGCGGCGTCGGGGATCAGGGACTGGACGACGCCGCAGATCGGGACCGAGGTGGCGAAGAGGGACGGGTAGACGGTGGTCAGCTTGAGGCTCATGTAGCCGCCGTTGCTGCAGCCCGCGACGTGGATCCGGTCGATGTCGACGTTCCGGTGGCGGATCACCTCGCGGATGATCTCCAGGATCAGCGGGGCGAAGCGGTCGCCGTCCTCCATCCAGTAGGACGTGCTCTGCGGGACGACGACGTGGGCGCCGGCGAAGACCCGCTGGGCTTCCGGGGTGGCGAAGCCGAGGGCGCCGCGGTTGGCGCGCAGGGTGGTCTCGTTGTCGTAGTAACCGTCCGGCAGCGAGGCGCCCTCTCCCCCGCCGTGCAGCCAGACCACCAGCGGCCGGCGGCTGCGCCGGTCCCGCGGCGAGGAGAGCCGGTACTTCATGCCGCTCGCCGAGACGTGGTGGCTGAACGCGTCCACTTCGGGGTTGACCAGCGGGCCCTGCACGAAGCGGTCGACGGTGACCCGGCCGCCGCCGCGGGTGAGCAGTGGGGCGTTCTGGGTGATCGTGTAGACCAGGTCGAGCCGGACGTTGCGGCCCCTGCTCGCGATGTAGCCGAGGGTGCCACCGCCGACCTGGCCCTCCGCGGAGCTGAGCTGCAGGACGATGGCGCCGTGCCGGTCGA contains:
- a CDS encoding prolyl oligopeptidase family serine peptidase → MDNHVSRRTLLAAGLALPAAGLPGTSVRFTLNAETLDGGEQVTSLTLDTARLGRIVPDSLTADTFTVHAKATSPIPLAPGDQIYSEYDLDRPVISARLDRHGAIVLQLSSAEGQVGGGTLGYIASRGRNVRLDLVYTITQNAPLLTRGGGRVTVDRFVQGPLVNPEVDAFSHHVSASGMKYRLSSPRDRRSRRPLVVWLHGGGEGASLPDGYYDNETTLRANRGALGFATPEAQRVFAGAHVVVPQSTSYWMEDGDRFAPLILEIIREVIRHRNVDIDRIHVAGCSNGGYMSLKLTTVYPSLFATSVPICGVVQSLIPDAALSRITTPTWLVTSLDDDTVNPQANTVHAHDLIPRSLMTLYDHVIWNGHQFPGHWSWIYVARNDPATRGKHIWQWMSHHRR